The DNA region CAATTTCTTGTCttctaaagaaagaaagtaTTAGTCTGCTATGTAGTCCATTGAGCAGCTTCaaggtaattttccaaacaatataaaacaatgATGGGGAAGATCTTTAGGTTTTGGATCACACATTGATTTGaaaaaatttcatcaaaaaCAATGActaataaaaagaacaaaataacgaGTTTTGTAACTAACAGAAATTTTCTCTATTTGCACCAGACAACATTAGAAAAAGCAACACATACCTGTATGAGTTTtgtctttaaatgtttttaaacttttatcagTTTCTTCAATATGACCGTTATCTATAAACAATCAAGTTATAAACACTGAAAGACTTGCTAATCATGAAAAGTCATTCTACATTTTGCTCATCTGCaatcttttaataattttttaatgaaatcaaATTTGGAACACGTATTATTTCGATCATAATAATCGTGAAATAATATTAGCTGATTTGAACATTTGTTAAATACattataagaaaaaattaaacaaataaatgaaatacAGTGGTTAAAAcgacaaaaatttataaaaaaggtttaataaaACATAACCCGGCAAGTCTTCCATTATATCCTGGTTTCCTAAATctcaataaacaagaaaaaaattaaatttaccacTCATGATCTATGATAAAGTTGTTACCTAGAATGCGTGCCACTTCCACAATTTTATTCCATAGAGAAAGGCTCCTCcctaacaaataaatacataccgCTTGCATGGAGATTTATTAATTGTTTTCCAATCTTTGTGACTCCCATTAAAGCTAATGGGGCTTGATAAATATCTTTATTCATGCTTTCAGAATGACCCATATGGGCGTAGAACAGTTGTCTTTCCTGTTGTGGCAGGTCCAACGCAGCATATAAAGTGCTGACGCGGTGTCTATTAGTGGTTGCATTTATAATTTCCACATTGGTAAGTTCTAGTTTCTTACAGACTTCTTTCAATGCATGCCAGCCAGACACATTTAAAGATGACAGCTGTGTGCTGGCAAAcacaaaatcattatttttatcGATACCAGCCTTGAATCTAAATTTTGGATCAACTAACCTTTTCATAGCAGAAGTAGTGTCGTTTGGAAATAAAACAGACACCAAATGATGATTTCCTTTACCCGTCATGTAGGTTATTTTTAGTGAACTCACTAATAGTTTGTCAGCTTCATTCAAACTCTGAAGACGTTGTTGATCAATCCAGTTATCGCTTTCTGCTTCTAACCAATCTTTTACTAGGAGGCGACTTGTTTCCCCACCACGGCGCCCATTCAATAATGTTAGTCGTGTGAGTACTAAGTTCCTCAGTTCAACAAAAGAGTGAGCAGTCCATAACTCAAAAACACACAGTAGTTCACCCATTCTCTTGAGAATATGTTGATGTATTTTCTCAATGTCGCTTTCCAAAGGCAACTGACATGGTTTTCTTATTTTAACTAGCCTTTTTTTTTCAAGCTCGTATCGTGCAGAGGAAACCATGCAATCCTCGTTGGCTTTATAGCATACCATAAATTTTTCGATTTCACTGGCCTCCTCTTCGTTAGCTAACATATATTGATGAGCATACaatatttttacacttttgttgaTGATGTAAAAAACATTCTGGCGTAGTCCTGGCTTAAGACTACGATCAACATTCAAAGTAACAGCGTCAATGGCATCAGTAAAACACGTAAAATTCTTTCGCACAAACATATCTAACAAATTACCATGATCATGACAAACGCCATTCATCCTCTTAAAAGATTGGTACAGGCTACCTAACACTCGCATATGACCCCTAACAGATTTATTCACGGTggctgctttttcttttttgactaCAAGCTTTGCAAACAACTTCATTCCAATTCGTAATATCATTTCATCTTTGCGACATATATTTCCTATTATTAAACAAggcaaattaaattttcaaatattcattttgtgtttaaaggtttagaaaattgaaaaaaacattatttgcaTCAATTTTAATGTACAGTGGAAGGTTGTACATTGAAATAGATGTTCTTAAACCTTTGGGGGCGTGAATACAAATTAAATAAAcctacattttttttctgtcaaaCATTTGTGAGTATTTattttaacgaaataaacttaaaaccttttgaaaacataattttatgAATTAGGTCAATAATCTAAAAGATcaattcatatatttttttttaaattaaactacaACTTTAATTGAACACTTTTTTACTATTTCGctcataaaaaacaacaaaaaaatgttacactTGATCATATCCAGGATGTAACATGATTATGttcattaaataattatttgaatgAATTAAGGATTTCTATGAAATACATAAGGACTTTTAATGAATAGTACAAGTATTTTTTAACTCCTTAAATCCCAGAAGTTTcctttgcaattttttattatttttgattaCTGTAGTTATtcgtaataatttaataaagaaCAATGAAAATTTCATGAATTGGTAACAAATGTAAAGAACAGGGATGTTATCACCATAAAGCTGTCCTACAAATCAATTGCTAAACTATGAACAAGTATGGAAAAAAGCTCGTaacgtaaatataaaaatgataacTTACCTACGGGATCATCTCTAAGCTTGGCCAAAATGACTTCCTTGAATTGATCCGACATTTGGAGTGACATTGGAAGGAAGTCCAGTGACAATGGCAAGCCTGTTGGGACAGCATCTTGTCTTCTCATGCACGTTCTTTTGTGGCTGGCAAAGAAACGCTTAGAGATAAAAGCAGAGCATAAATTACAACGTTGCAATTCCAAGTATTTCTTTCTTTGACGTTCTCCTTGGAAAATAGGATTTTCTGTGGTAGCTTGCAACTTGTTGTACATTAAAATTCCttcccttttaatttttttccattccTAAATTTGCTTCACCTTAGTCATCTTTAGTGCATTTTTCACTCTTTCATTTTCCTTatgacattttttaatgtgtCTGCTCAATTTTGAAGACATTATAGAACAATAAATGCACATTCTATACGGTTTTTTGTAAggactttttttctgaaataaaaagaTAAGATGATTCTAGAATTGCTACATAACACAAAACATAAAGCCTTGCATCAATAAtcctaaatttaaataaaatagcatTGGAAAGTATTAATCAGTCAGTAGTATATAAGTTTACACAATCTTAAAATGCATCGATAATAGTACCTGCAGTTTTTTAGACTCGGCTTCAATTGTTTCCTGTTCACTATCAGTATTCACAATGTCTAAATCCTCATCAATCTCCAAACCAGAATCATTTTTCACTGAAACCTGTTTGTGTTAAATAATACTattgataattaaaaataataaattaggaAGCAACTTGTTGGTAGTTCAAAAGGGCTGAACAAATCATTGTAAATTAAATAAGCATCATCACAAAACTCACTTGTTCACAACAGCTGACTTCCCTAATGGTCTGCGTATGTTCAGCAACTTGACACACCTGCAAAATTTCCAGATATAAAAAAAGCTATGCAAGGatgtatgaaaagttattacaaaCATACAATACCTTTGTCGATGCTagagtttctatttcttcaagatCAACTTTCATCTAACATTAATAAAGAGTAACTATTAGGTGTATTTAATTATTactattgaccgtgggacctaatggaattgattttggactttgaccttataaatgcaggagatgagaaaattggactcctagaattaacattcttcttactttggcatgaatgctggaactacACTACATATTGCTTTAATGAAGTAATCATTTGGTGGTGCATGCTTTATTACCAAGTCATAACATCAGACAACTGACAAAACAagtacttttaaaataaatttttaaaaaaaataaaaacaaaaaaattgaaattacatGCCTTCAATGCACAAGGCAAATTAAGCAAGTTTGGGTCAAATCCGAGAAATTAAATTCTCACAAAATGTCAATATTTCATGATTTTCA from Hydractinia symbiolongicarpus strain clone_291-10 chromosome 6, HSymV2.1, whole genome shotgun sequence includes:
- the LOC130646990 gene encoding uncharacterized protein LOC130646990 — protein: MYNKLQATTENPIFQGERQRKKYLELQRCNLCSAFISKRFFASHKRTCMRRQDAVPTGLPLSLDFLPMSLQMSDQFKEVILAKLRDDPVGNICRKDEMILRIGMKLFAKLVVKKEKAATVNKSVRGHMRVLGSLYQSFKRMNGVCHDHGNLLDMFVRKNFTCFTDAIDAVTLNVDRSLKPGLRQNVFYIINKSVKILYAHQYMLANEEEASEIEKFMVCYKANEDCMVSSARYELEKKRLVKIRKPCQLPLESDIEKIHQHILKRMGELLCVFELWTAHSFVELRNLVLTRLTLLNGRRGGETSRLLVKDWLEAESDNWIDQQRLQSLNEADKLLVSSLKITYMTGKGNHHLVSVLFPNDTTSAMKRLVDPKFRFKAGIDKNNDFVFASTQLSSLNVSGWHALKEVCKKLELTNVEIINATTNRHRVSTLYAALDLPQQERQLFYAHMGHSESMNKDIYQAPLALMGVTKIGKQLINLHASDNGHIEETDKSLKTFKDKTHTVIVFDEIFSNQCVIQNLKIFPIIVLYCLENYLEAAQWTT